A single genomic interval of uncultured Pseudodesulfovibrio sp. harbors:
- a CDS encoding transporter substrate-binding domain-containing protein, with product MRLFHLVISLILFWNCAAAAQNNVSFATLEWDPYSGENLPGYGVASAIIAEACSRVGIRPTFHFMPWKRAMEDVKTGKYDALYSAYYSESRSKTYAVSKPYISSQLVLCAKRGTNIHWDGSIRSLAPYKIGVVLGFVNTPEFDAAHYLDKDVGPSDLLNLNKLLNDRIDLVVIDLYQALYLIKNSPALQGSLADIYFLQPPMAQKTVHVMFSKALPTWKKNLELFNKGLESMESDGTKDYILNKYGYLPPKLPDQQPNNDN from the coding sequence TTGAGACTATTCCACCTTGTCATTTCACTGATACTTTTTTGGAACTGCGCTGCAGCAGCACAAAACAATGTTTCATTTGCAACATTGGAATGGGACCCCTACTCGGGCGAAAACCTTCCGGGATATGGAGTCGCTTCTGCCATCATTGCCGAAGCATGCAGCCGTGTCGGCATCAGGCCCACATTTCATTTCATGCCGTGGAAACGGGCAATGGAAGATGTCAAAACAGGAAAATATGACGCACTGTACAGCGCGTACTACAGCGAAAGCCGGTCAAAAACATATGCGGTTTCAAAACCATATATTAGCAGCCAGCTCGTATTATGCGCCAAGCGGGGAACCAACATCCACTGGGATGGCTCCATCCGCTCACTTGCTCCATACAAAATAGGCGTGGTCCTCGGATTCGTGAACACGCCTGAATTCGACGCTGCACACTATCTCGACAAGGATGTCGGGCCCAGCGATCTGCTGAACCTAAACAAGCTGCTGAATGACCGAATTGATCTGGTGGTAATAGACTTGTATCAGGCTCTTTATCTCATAAAAAACAGCCCGGCACTACAGGGATCGTTGGCAGACATTTATTTTCTCCAGCCTCCGATGGCTCAGAAAACCGTTCATGTCATGTTTTCAAAAGCCCTTCCCACCTGGAAGAAAAATCTGGAACTGTTCAACAAGGGGCTTGAAAGCATGGAAAGCGACGGCACGAAAGATTACATCCTGAACAAATACGGTTATCTGCCCCCCAAGCTACCGGACCAACAACCAAACAACGACAATTAA